The Leucobacter chromiiresistens nucleotide sequence CGACGACGTCGCATCTCCACGGCCGAGGGCCGCTCGTTCACGCGGGCGCCCCTCGGCCGTCGTCGTCCCGGAACGCCGCCGACTCCGAGCGGTGGTACCGTTTCTGTGTTCAGCGAACACTCAGTGTGACGGAGAGGAGCTGCCCGTGACGGAGGCGCAGCAGGTGACGGACGAGCGGAGACCCACCGGAGCGTGGGGAGGTGTCGACCGCTACTTCAAGATCACCGAGCGCGGATCCTCCTTCGGAACCGAGGTGCGCGGCGGGCTCGTCACCTTCGTGACGATGGCCTACATCGTCATTCTGAACCCGATCATCCTCACGAGCGGCGTCGACGTCGAGGGCAACACCCTCTCGTTCCCCGCCGTCAGCGCCGTCACCGCCCTCACCGCGGGCGTGATGACGATCCTGTTCGGCCTCGTCTCCCGCCTCCCGTTCGGCTTCGCCGCGGGCCTCGGCATCAACGCGTTCCTCGCGTTCTCCGTCGTCGGCCAGGTCACCTGGCCCGAGGCGATGGCGCTCGTCGTCATCAACGGCGTGCTCATCGTGCTGCTCGCCGCGACGGGCCTGCGCCGCATGATCTTCGATGCCGTGCCGGTCGAGCTCAAGCTCGCCATCACCGTCGGCATCGGTCTCTTCATCGCGTTCATCGGCTTCGTCAACTCGGGGTTCGTGACGGCGACGGGAAGCGCCTCCCCGCCCGTCGGGCTCGGGATCGGCGGCTCCGTCGTGACGGTGCCGACCCTGATCTTCGTGGTGACGCTGATCCTCACGGGCGTGCTCGTCGCCGCGAAGGTGAAGGGCGGTCTGCTCATCGGCCTCGTCTCGGGCACCGTCATCGCCGTCGTCGTCGAGGCCATCTGGCACCTGGGCGCGGCCACGGAGAACCCCGGCGGCTGGGGGCTCACGGTGCCCGCGCTCGACGGAGCGCCGTTCGGCATCCCCGATCTCGGGCTCGTCGGGGCGGTCAGCTTCGACCTGGGGCGCGTCGGGATCGTCACGATCGTGATGCTCGTCTTCACCCTGCTCTTCACGAACTTCTTCGACGCGATGGGCACGATGACCGGGCTGTCGCGCGAGGCCGGGCTCGCCGACGCGCAGGGCAACTTCCCGCGGCTGAAGTCGGCGCTCGTCGTGGAGGGCGTCGGCGCGATCGCGGGCGGTCTGACGTCGTCGTCGTCGAACACCGTCTTCATCGAGTCGGGCGCGGGCATCGGCGAGGGAGCGCGCACCGGCTTCGCGAACATCGTGACGGGGCTCATGTTCCTGCTCGCCATGTTCTTCACGCCGCTGACGCAGATCGTTCCCACGGAGGTCGCGGCTGCCGCCCTCGTGATCGTGGGCGCGCTGATGATGGCGCAGATCAAGCACATCGATCTCACCGACTTCCGGGTGCTGCTGCCGGTGTTCCTCACCGTCGCGGTCATGCCCATGACCTACTCGATCGCCAACGGCATCGGCGCGGGCTTCGTGGCGTGGGTGCTCGTGCACGCCTGCTCGGGCCGCGCCAAGCAGGTGCACTGGCTCCTCTGGGTCGTGGCGGCCGGCTTCGTGCTGTTCTTCGCGCGCGGACCGATCGAGGCGGCGCTCGGGGTCTGATACCCGAGCGGCGAGCGCCGGGCGCCGGGTGGCTCCCGGCGCCGCGGCGAGCGCCCGGCGCCGGGCTCAGCGACGGGGCGCGTGGCCGTTCTTCGCGCCGGCGGCGCCGGTGCGCTGCGCGAGGAGATGGTCGAGGATCGGTTCGAGCACGGCCAACCCGTCGCGCACGCCCCCAGTGGAGCCGGGCAGGGTGATGACGAAGGTCGAGCCGACGAATCCGGCGACGCCCCGGGTGAGCACCGCGGCGGGCAGGTGCTCGGCGCCCCGTCGGCGCAGCTCCTCGATGATCCCGGGGAGCTCGAGTTCGAGGAGCGGGGCGACGGCCTCGGGCGTGCGATCGCTGGGCGACACCCCGGTGCCTCCGGTCGTCACGAGCACCGCGGGAGCGGCGCCGAGCGCGGCCCGCACGGCGCGGCCGACCTCGTCGCCGTCGGCGACCACCGCCGGCTCGGGCGTGGCGAAGCCCCGCGCGCGCAGCCACTCCGCGATGTGCGGGCCGGTGGTGTCGGGCGCCTCGCCCGCGGCCGCGCTCGTCGAGGCGACGACCACGCGGGCGGAGCGCCGGGTCTCCGCGGTCACGGCGCGACCCAGTCGCCGCTCTTGCCGCCGGCCTTCGCCAGCACGCGCGTTCCGGTGATGACGGCGTGGTGATCGACGGCCTTGATCATGTCGTAGAGCGTCAGGGCGGCGACGCTCACCGCGGTCAGGGCCTCCATCTCCACCCCGGTCACCCCGCGAGTCGACACGGTCGCGACGATGCGCACGCGGTCGGTCTCGCTCTCGAAGTCGATCGCCACCTTCGAGAGCGGCAGCGGATGGCAGAGCGGAATCAGATCGGGCGTGCGCTTGGCGGCCATGATCCCCGCGATGCGCGCCGTGCCGAGCGCTTCGCCCTTCGGCAGGTCTCCGGTGACGAGGCGTTCGACCACGTCGGCCCGGGTCTCGAGCACGGCCTCCGCCGTCGCGGTGCGCTTGGTCACCGCCTTGTCGCCGACGTCGACCATGTGCGCGCTGCCGTCGGCGCGCAGGTGGGTGAGGTCTCCCGCTGCGGCGCTGTCGATTCGGGGTGCGGAGTCAGGCATCGAACCTCTGGATCTCGATCGGGGAGCCGGCGGCGAGGTGCGCGACTCCGATGGGGATGTGGGCGAGCAGTTCGGCGCTCGCCAGGTCTGCGAGCAGATGGGAGCTCGGCGGTGAGAGCGCCACGGAGCCGTCGGCGAGGAATCGCCCGCGGCGCACCTGGTGCTTGTGCTCCGGCGACGCGGTGTCGTGCGCCAGCCGGGCGGTGGTGCGCGCACCTCGGGCGGGCAGGCCCGCGTGCTCGCGCAGCAGGGGGAGCAGGAAGAGCTCGGCGGAGAGCGCGGAGCTCACGGGGTTGCCGGGGAAGCAGAGCGTCGGCAGGCGCACGCCGTCGATGTCGACGGTTCCCGCGCCCTGCGGGCCGCCGGGCTGCATGGCGATGGCCGTGAACTCCACGCCCGATCCGACCGTCACGCCCGATCCGGCCCGACCACTCCGATCGCCCGCGCCGAACGCGTCGCGCACCACTTCGAAGGCGCCGGCGCTGATGCCGCCCGAGGTCACGAGCAGGTCGTGCTCGCCCGCCGCCGCGATGCAGGCGCGGAGCGCCTCGGGCCGGTCGGCGACGCGGCGCGCCGTCACCTCGGCGCCGGCGTCGCGGAGGGCGGCCGCGAGCAGGGGAGCGTTCGCGTCGTAGATGCGACCGGGGGCGAGCGGCTCGCCCGGGGCGGTCACCTCGTCGCCGGTCGACACGAGCAGGATGCGCACGCGTCGGCGCACGGGCACGGTCGCGACGCCCGCGCTCGCGAGCAGCCCGATCGATGCGGGCCGGAGCCGGGCGCCCGCGAGCAGCAGCGGCGCACCGACGGCGTGATCGGAGCCCTGCTCGCGCACGAAGGCGCCGGGCTGCGGGGCGCTCGCGAACGTCACGGTCTCGGCGGCCCGCGCGTCGGGCGGTGCGGGATCGCTCGGTCGGCGCAGCCGCCCGAAGCGCGGAGGCTCCGCCTGCTCGATGGGGATCACCGCGTCGGCTCCGACCGGGATCGGCGCGCCGGTCATGACCGGGTAGGCGGTTCCCGGGGCGCACGCGATCGGGGCGTCGCCGGCCGCCGCGGCGAGGCCGACGACGAGGGTGCGCGGCGCGCGGTCTGCGAAGTCGGCGGTGCGCACCGCGTAGCCGTCCATCTGGGAGTTGTCGAAGGGCGGCAGCGGGATCTCGGCGCGTATTTCGCACGTAGCGATGCGACCGGAGAGCGCCGCATCGTCGATGGGGAGCCGCTCGGGCTCCCGGAGCGCGACGGCGCGCAGCGCGGGGGCGAGGAGCGCGGCGACGATCGCCGCGTGCTCGGTGTGGGTGCGCACCGTCACCCTCCCGCGAACGCCGGGAGCACGTCCACCACGTCGCCCGTGATCGCGCCGTCGTCGCGGCGCACGGTGCCGTCGACGAGGAACGAGCCGGAGCGGATCACCCGATGCATGGTCTCGCCGTACTGCTCGACCAGCTCGGCGCGGAGCGCCGCGAGCGTCGCCGGCGCGTCGAGCTCCCAGGCCTCCTCCTCGAGGCCGGCGGCATCGGCGGCGGCCGCGAAGTATCTGACGGTGATGCGAGCCATACCGCCATGGTAGCGAACCCCTGCCGGGGCGGCTCGTAGACTGGGGGCATGCCTGCGGTGCGTGGTACTCGGTCGACGCAGTCGGAGCGCGCGAGCGCCCGGCCCGGCCCGCTCGTCGCGCCCGCCGCATCGCTGACCGACAGCGCGGCGGCCCGAGCGCAGCGGCAGATCACCCTCCCGGGATTCGGCGAGGAGGCGCAGCGGCGGCTCGCCGGCGCGAGCGTGCTCGTGGTCGGCGCAGGCGGCCTGGGGTGCGCGAGTGCGCCCTACCTCGCGGGGGCCGGGGTCGGCCGCATCGGGCTGCTCGACGACGACCTCGTCGAGCTGTCGAACCTGCACCGGCAGGTCACCCACCGCACCTCGGATGTGGGCCGCACGAAGGTCGATGCGCTCGCCGAGTCGGTGCGCGCCCTCGATCCGGCCGTCTCGGTCGTGCGCCACCGCGAGCGGCTGACCGCCGAGAACGCGCTCGAGCGCTTCGCCGAGTACGACCTCGTGCTCGACGGGAGCGACAACTTCGCGACGAGGTACCTCACGAACGACGCGGCGGAGCTCTCGGGCACGCCGCTCGTGTGGGGAGCCATTCTGCAGTACTCGGGTCAGGTCGGCGTGGCGTGGCACGCCCACGGCCCCGGCTACCGCGATCTCTTCCCCGTGCCGCCGCCCGCCGAGAGCGTGCTCAACTGCGCGGTGGGCGGCGTGCTGCCGGGGTTGTGCGGCACGGTGGGGTCGCTCATGGCGACCGAGGCCCTCAAGCTCATCACGGGCATCGGCGACCCCCTGATCGGTCGGGTGCTGCTGTACGACGCGCTCGCGGCGCGCACGCGGGAGCTCCACGTGCGGCGCGACCCTGCGGCCGCCCCCGTCACCGAGCTGATCGACTACGAGCGGTTCTGCGGCACCACGAAGTCCGCGCCGGCGGCGCACGCGCTCGGCGCCGACGCCGCGGACTTCGCCGAGGAGCTGCGCGGGGGAGCGGCGATCCGCGTCATCGATGTGCGCACCGCGCAGGAGTTCGCGGAGCGCCGCGTCGGTTCAGCGACCCGGATCGGGGTGGATCGCATCGAGTCGGGCGACCTCGCCGGCGACGGTGGGGGCGGCGTCGACGCGCCGATCCGCGTGTACTGCGAACGCGATCCGCGGTCGATCCGCGCCGCCGAGGCGCTGGCGTCGCAGGGGTTCACCGACGTGCGCTTCGTGCGCGGCGGCATCGCGCAGCTCGCGAGGATCGCGCCGGAGCTCATCGTCAGAGCAGCAGACGGCCCGTCGAGCGCGGGCGACTCGGAGGGAGACGCATGAACGACGCCGGAGCCGGCATCACGCACGAGCCGATCGACGAGGCGGCGGTGCGCGCCGCCGTCGGTGCGCCGGAGTGCGGCGCCCTCGTGATGTTCCACGGGATCGTCCGCGACCACGACGGCGGGCGCGGGGTCGCGGCGCTCGACTACCGGGCGCACCCCGACGCGGAGCGCTTCATCTCCGAGTGCGTCGCGACCGAGCGCGCGGCCACCGGGCTGCGGCTCGCCGCCGTGCACCGCGTCGGGGCGCTGCGAATCGGCGACGCCGCCCTCGTCGCGGCCGCATCCGCACCGCACCGCGCCGAGGCCTTCGCCGCGGTCGAGCGCCTCGTCGAGCGCATCAAGCACGAGGTGCCGATCTGGAAGCGCCAGCACTTCGCCGACGGCGTGAGCGAGTGGGTGGGGCTGTAGGGGCGCTGCAGCGCGGTCAGCCGCCGATGTACGACATCTCGATGCGCTCGCGATCCGGAGCCGCGTCTCCGAGTTGCGCGCGCAGCTCCGAGTAGCGGTCGTCGCGCACCGACCACACGCCCGCGAGCGCGCTCCGCACCTGCTCGTCGCCCGCCCCCGAGCGCAGCAGATCGCGCAGATCGAAGCCGCGCGACGCGAACAGGCAGGTGTACAGCTTGCCGTCGGCCGACACCCGTGCCCGCGTGCACGTACCGCAGAAGGCGCCCGTCACGCTCGAGATCACGCCGATCTCGCCGGAGCCGTCGCGGTAGCGCCACCGCTTCGCGGTCTCCCCCTCGCGGGTCTCGGCGACGGGCGCGAGGGGGTGCACCGCATCGATGCGGGCGACGATCTCCGCCGACGGCACGACGTCGTCGAGCACCCACCCGTTGCTCGCGCCGACGTCCATGTACTCGATGAAGCGCAGCACGTGACCGCGCTGCCGGAAGTGCTCGGCGAGCGGAACGATCTCGTCGTCGTTCACCCCGCGCTTCACGACGGCGTTCACCTTCACGGGCCCGAGGCCGGCCTCGCGAGCGGCGTCGATGCCGTCGAAGACGCGGGCGAGCGGAAACCGCACGTCGTTGATCGCCTGGAACCGGTGCTCCTCGAGCGAGTCGACCGAGACGGTGACGCGATCGAGGCCGGCCTCGCGCAGCCCGGCCGCTTTGACGCGCAGCGCCGAGCCGTTCGTCGTGAGCGCCAGGTCGGGCTTCCGGCCGTCGGGCGTGCGCAGCGCCGCGAGACGGGAGATGAGCTCCTCGATGCCGCGGCGCAGCAGCGGCTCGCCGCCCGTGAGGCGCAGCTTGTCGACGCCGAGGCTCACGGCCGCGCCGGCGACCCGTTCGATCTCGTCGAAGCTGAGCAGCTCGTCGCGCTCCATGAACTGGTAGTCGCTGCCGAAGAGCTCCTTCGGCATGCAGTAGACGCAGCGGAAGTTGCACCGGTCGGTGACCGAGATGCGGAGGTCGCGGAGCGCCCGCCCGCGGGTGTCGGCGAGACCGCCGCCTCCCGTCGCGGGCAGCTGTCGGGCGCGGCCCCGCGGTCGCGCAACGGGCATCGACTTCGGCATCGCCGCACCTCCCCTGCGCGCCACCCTAGCAGCTGCGCTCCGGGGCGGGCGGTGAGCGTCACATCGTGCGGGCCGAGGCGCGCCCCTGCACCACGAAGAGGGCGGCGAGGGCGATGGCGATGAGGATCAGCGAGAGCGCCAGCGCCGTGTCCTGACTCACGCCCGCACCGTTGAACGCCGTGTAGATCGCCAGCGGAACGGTGCGCGTCGTGCCCCCGGCGTTGCCCGCGAAGAGCGCGGTCGCGCCGAACTCGCCGAGGGCGCGGGTGAAGCACAGCACGACGCCGGCGGTGAGGCCGGTGCGGATCAGCGGCAGGGTGACCCGGAAGAGGGTCGCGGCGGGCGTCGCGCCGAGGGTGGCGGCGGCGTCGGCGAAGGCGGGGGTGAGGGTGCGCAGCGCGCTCTCGACGGAGATGACGAGGAACGGGAGCGAGACGAACGTCTGCGCGATCACCACCGCGGCAGTCGTGAACGGGATGCGGATGCCGGCGTCGGCGAGGGCGTCGCCGAGCACCCCGCCGCGCCCGAGCAGGGAGAGGAGCGCCAGGCCTCCGACGAGCGGCGGCAGCACGAGCGGCAGCGTCACGACGCCGCGCAGCAGCACCGCCCACCAGCCGCGCGCCCGGGAGAGCACGACGGCGAGGGGCACGCCGAGCGCGACGCAGCAGAGGGTCGCCGCGCCCGCGGTGCCGAGCGAGAGCAGCAGCGCGCTTCCGGTCTCGGGCGCGGCGAGGGTCGCCGGCAGCTCCGCCCAGTTCATGCGCGAGAGCAGCGCGATGAGCGGAAGCACGAGCAGGGCGCCGCCGAGCAGCGCGGGCCCGATCACGAGCGCGGGCACCGCGCGACGGGTGCGGCTCGTCGCCCGACGGGGCGGGCGGCGAGCGATCCCGCCCCCGCTCACGACCCCGTTCACGGCCCCGGCACCGGGCCGAATCCGAGCTCCCGCAGGCGCGTTTGCGCGGCGTCCGTCAGCAGGAACCGGGCGAACTCCTCCGCGGCGGCCCCCGACGCCGACCCCTCGATCGGGGCGATGAGGTAATCGCCGGCGGCGGTCTCGGCAGCGGGGATCTCGATGCCGACGACATCGCCGGCCGAGCGCAGCACATCTGAACGGTAGACCAGGCCGGCGTCGGCCTCGCCGGAGGCGACCTTCGTGAGCACGGCCGTGACGTTCTGCTCCTCGCTGGCGGCCTGCACCTCCACGCCGTCGCGGTCGAGCAGCGCTCGCGCGGCCGCGCCGCAGGGCACCTCCGCCGCGCAGAGCACCACCGTCGGCTGCGCCCCGGTCGCTGCGCCGCTCCCCAGGTCGGCGAGCGACTCGATGCCGAGCGGATTTCCCGGGGCGACCGCGATCTGCAGGGTGCTCGTCGCGAAGAGCGTGGGGTCGGTGGCGAGGAGGCCGTCGTCGGCGACGCGCTGCATGGTGGCCGCATCGGCGGAGGCGAAGACGTCGACGGGGGCGCCTCCCACGATCTGCGCGGCCAGCACGGAGGAGCCGTCGAAGGTGAGCGCGCGAATCTCGACGTCGGGGTGCTCCGCCGTGAAATCGTCGGCGACCTCCGTCATCACCTCCTGCAGTGAGGCGGCGGCTGCGATCGTGAGGCTCCCCGACAGCTGCGATCCGGTCCCGTCGCCGACGGCCTCCTCCGTGGCGGGGGCCGTGCCGCAGCCCATCAGGGCGAGGAGGGCGACGGCGACCCCTGCGGCGCCCGCGCGCCGGAAGCGGTCGCGCACGGCCTCGGTCATGGCTCTCAGTGTATGAGACCGCGAGAGCGGGCACACGGTTGACGCGAGTTGGATCTCCCACTAGTTTCTGGAGCAGAGCGACCCTCCGAGCACCGGAGCCGGTCGACGAGCTGGGCCGGGGGAGACCTCGGCCGCTCTTCACGCAGTGCGGCGAGAGGGGATCGGAATGCGCAGACGGCCCGAACGAGAGCAGCCGGGGTACCGGTGCGGTCGCGGCCGAGCGGGCGGCCGCGCGGGCGGCTGGATCGGGGCGCGCTGATGCCGAACTACCGCTTCCGCTGCGCCGAGGGGTGCGAGTTCGACGCGATGTACTCGATGAGCGATGTGCCGCGACAGGCGGAGTGCGCCGCCTGCGGGGCGCTGGCGAAGCGCGTGATCACCGCCCCGCACCTCTCCGCCTCGGGCGGCAGCGCGTATGGCCTGCTCGATCGCGCCGCCCGCAGCGCGCACGAGCCGCAGGTGGTGGATCGCCTGCCCGGTCGCGGCGCCGCGCCGCGCCAGCCCGTCAGCCGCAATCCGCTGCACGCGAAGCTGCCGAGGCCCTGACCGTACGACCCGCAGCACCCTACCCGGAGGAGAGGACGACCCGATGCCCGAACACGTATTCCGACTGGACTCGAGCAAGAAGTTCACCGAGCAGGAGCAGGTGGGCCACAACCGCTGGCACCCCGAGATCCCGCCCGTCGCCACCGTGAAACCGGGAGACGCCTTCCGCGTCGACTGCCGCGAGTGGTTCGACGGGGCGATCGTCAACGACGACTCGGCGCAAGACATCCTCGACGCCCCGCTGCTCACCGTGCACACGCTGAGCGGCCCGTTCCGCGTCGAGGGCGCGAAGCCGGGCGACCTGCTCATCGTCGACATCCTCGACGTCGGCCCGATCCCGCAGGAGGATTCGGGGCCGCTCGCCGGGCAGGGCTGGGGCTACACGGGCATCTTCGCGAAGCGCAACGGCGGCAGCTTCCTCACCGAGCAGTTCCCCGACGCGTACAAGGCGATCTGGGACTTCTCGGGCCAGACGGCCACCTCGCGTCACGTGCCCGGGGTGTCGTTCACCGGCATCATCCACCCGGGGCTCATGGGAACGGCGCCGTCGGCCGGGCTGCTCGCGAAGTGGAACGCCCGCGAGGCCGCGCTCATCGCCACGGACCCCGACCGGGTGCCCCCGCTCGCCCTGCCGCCCGA carries:
- the moaC gene encoding cyclic pyranopterin monophosphate synthase MoaC: MPDSAPRIDSAAAGDLTHLRADGSAHMVDVGDKAVTKRTATAEAVLETRADVVERLVTGDLPKGEALGTARIAGIMAAKRTPDLIPLCHPLPLSKVAIDFESETDRVRIVATVSTRGVTGVEMEALTAVSVAALTLYDMIKAVDHHAVITGTRVLAKAGGKSGDWVAP
- a CDS encoding MoaD/ThiS family protein; translated protein: MARITVRYFAAAADAAGLEEEAWELDAPATLAALRAELVEQYGETMHRVIRSGSFLVDGTVRRDDGAITGDVVDVLPAFAGG
- the modA gene encoding molybdate ABC transporter substrate-binding protein; protein product: MTEAVRDRFRRAGAAGVAVALLALMGCGTAPATEEAVGDGTGSQLSGSLTIAAAASLQEVMTEVADDFTAEHPDVEIRALTFDGSSVLAAQIVGGAPVDVFASADAATMQRVADDGLLATDPTLFATSTLQIAVAPGNPLGIESLADLGSGAATGAQPTVVLCAAEVPCGAAARALLDRDGVEVQAASEEQNVTAVLTKVASGEADAGLVYRSDVLRSAGDVVGIEIPAAETAAGDYLIAPIEGSASGAAAEEFARFLLTDAAQTRLRELGFGPVPGP
- a CDS encoding NCS2 family permease is translated as MTEAQQVTDERRPTGAWGGVDRYFKITERGSSFGTEVRGGLVTFVTMAYIVILNPIILTSGVDVEGNTLSFPAVSAVTALTAGVMTILFGLVSRLPFGFAAGLGINAFLAFSVVGQVTWPEAMALVVINGVLIVLLAATGLRRMIFDAVPVELKLAITVGIGLFIAFIGFVNSGFVTATGSASPPVGLGIGGSVVTVPTLIFVVTLILTGVLVAAKVKGGLLIGLVSGTVIAVVVEAIWHLGAATENPGGWGLTVPALDGAPFGIPDLGLVGAVSFDLGRVGIVTIVMLVFTLLFTNFFDAMGTMTGLSREAGLADAQGNFPRLKSALVVEGVGAIAGGLTSSSSNTVFIESGAGIGEGARTGFANIVTGLMFLLAMFFTPLTQIVPTEVAAAALVIVGALMMAQIKHIDLTDFRVLLPVFLTVAVMPMTYSIANGIGAGFVAWVLVHACSGRAKQVHWLLWVVAAGFVLFFARGPIEAALGV
- the glp gene encoding gephyrin-like molybdotransferase Glp, yielding MRTHTEHAAIVAALLAPALRAVALREPERLPIDDAALSGRIATCEIRAEIPLPPFDNSQMDGYAVRTADFADRAPRTLVVGLAAAAGDAPIACAPGTAYPVMTGAPIPVGADAVIPIEQAEPPRFGRLRRPSDPAPPDARAAETVTFASAPQPGAFVREQGSDHAVGAPLLLAGARLRPASIGLLASAGVATVPVRRRVRILLVSTGDEVTAPGEPLAPGRIYDANAPLLAAALRDAGAEVTARRVADRPEALRACIAAAGEHDLLVTSGGISAGAFEVVRDAFGAGDRSGRAGSGVTVGSGVEFTAIAMQPGGPQGAGTVDIDGVRLPTLCFPGNPVSSALSAELFLLPLLREHAGLPARGARTTARLAHDTASPEHKHQVRRGRFLADGSVALSPPSSHLLADLASAELLAHIPIGVAHLAAGSPIEIQRFDA
- a CDS encoding molybdopterin-binding protein is translated as MTAETRRSARVVVASTSAAAGEAPDTTGPHIAEWLRARGFATPEPAVVADGDEVGRAVRAALGAAPAVLVTTGGTGVSPSDRTPEAVAPLLELELPGIIEELRRRGAEHLPAAVLTRGVAGFVGSTFVITLPGSTGGVRDGLAVLEPILDHLLAQRTGAAGAKNGHAPRR
- the moaA gene encoding GTP 3',8-cyclase MoaA, with the translated sequence MPKSMPVARPRGRARQLPATGGGGLADTRGRALRDLRISVTDRCNFRCVYCMPKELFGSDYQFMERDELLSFDEIERVAGAAVSLGVDKLRLTGGEPLLRRGIEELISRLAALRTPDGRKPDLALTTNGSALRVKAAGLREAGLDRVTVSVDSLEEHRFQAINDVRFPLARVFDGIDAAREAGLGPVKVNAVVKRGVNDDEIVPLAEHFRQRGHVLRFIEYMDVGASNGWVLDDVVPSAEIVARIDAVHPLAPVAETREGETAKRWRYRDGSGEIGVISSVTGAFCGTCTRARVSADGKLYTCLFASRGFDLRDLLRSGAGDEQVRSALAGVWSVRDDRYSELRAQLGDAAPDRERIEMSYIGG
- a CDS encoding FmdB family zinc ribbon protein; translation: MPNYRFRCAEGCEFDAMYSMSDVPRQAECAACGALAKRVITAPHLSASGGSAYGLLDRAARSAHEPQVVDRLPGRGAAPRQPVSRNPLHAKLPRP
- a CDS encoding ABC transporter permease; protein product: MPALVIGPALLGGALLVLPLIALLSRMNWAELPATLAAPETGSALLLSLGTAGAATLCCVALGVPLAVVLSRARGWWAVLLRGVVTLPLVLPPLVGGLALLSLLGRGGVLGDALADAGIRIPFTTAAVVIAQTFVSLPFLVISVESALRTLTPAFADAAATLGATPAATLFRVTLPLIRTGLTAGVVLCFTRALGEFGATALFAGNAGGTTRTVPLAIYTAFNGAGVSQDTALALSLILIAIALAALFVVQGRASARTM
- a CDS encoding ThiF family adenylyltransferase translates to MPAVRGTRSTQSERASARPGPLVAPAASLTDSAAARAQRQITLPGFGEEAQRRLAGASVLVVGAGGLGCASAPYLAGAGVGRIGLLDDDLVELSNLHRQVTHRTSDVGRTKVDALAESVRALDPAVSVVRHRERLTAENALERFAEYDLVLDGSDNFATRYLTNDAAELSGTPLVWGAILQYSGQVGVAWHAHGPGYRDLFPVPPPAESVLNCAVGGVLPGLCGTVGSLMATEALKLITGIGDPLIGRVLLYDALAARTRELHVRRDPAAAPVTELIDYERFCGTTKSAPAAHALGADAADFAEELRGGAAIRVIDVRTAQEFAERRVGSATRIGVDRIESGDLAGDGGGGVDAPIRVYCERDPRSIRAAEALASQGFTDVRFVRGGIAQLARIAPELIVRAADGPSSAGDSEGDA
- a CDS encoding molybdenum cofactor biosynthesis protein MoaE yields the protein MNDAGAGITHEPIDEAAVRAAVGAPECGALVMFHGIVRDHDGGRGVAALDYRAHPDAERFISECVATERAATGLRLAAVHRVGALRIGDAALVAAASAPHRAEAFAAVERLVERIKHEVPIWKRQHFADGVSEWVGL